AACGGGGTAATGTTAAGGTATAAATATCATCAGATGACCAAATTTTGCCATGAAGATAATAGTTAACATAATGTTCGCCAAAACAATGATCTTGAATTCTGGCGGATAACGCCGGACGAAAATTCGGTAAAACATCCTCCGAGACAAATTCCCCCCATTCATATTGGGTCTCTGGATCAAAGCGATACATCCCCACTCGATCCGCATTTAACAGTTGACGAACTTCAATGGCTGTAGACTTAAAAATACTATCTAAATCTAAAGATTCTCGAATTTTACTAATCACGGCAAATAAAGCTTTTTGTTGTGCCAATTGATAGGGCTCTGTAGTTTTAGTTTGTTCGAGTTGTGTAACTCGTTTTCTTAAGGTTTCGATTTCTTGAGTTAATTGGGCTTGCGAAATCGAATTAAGGGGAATTAATGGATTTTCAGACATAGCTTTCCTGAAGTAAAGTAACAATACAATTTCGACCTTGTTTTTTAGCTTGATAGAGGGCGCGATCCGCCCATTCAATTAACAAGCTGGGACTAGAATTCGGTTGAGGAATCAGACAGGTGATACCTAAACTTAAGGTAATATAATCATGGGCTTGAGACTGGGAATGAACCAGTTTTAGGTATTGGATTTCTTGTTGAATCTTTTGGGCGATCGCTTCGGCTTCTTCTAACTCGGTTTGAGGTAAAATAATCCCAAATTCTTCACCCCCATAACGAGCGACTAAATCCGTTGAATGGGAAATTGCTTGACTAATGGCTTGAGCAATGGCGCGTAAACAATCATCTCCGGCTTGATGACCATAGGTGTCATTATAGGATTTGAAATAATCCACATCACACATAATTAAAGACAGGGGTTTCTGTTCAACACTCAGTTGATTCCACTCCTGTTGTAAATAGTGATCAAATTGCCGTCGGTTTGCGGTTTGAGTCAGTCCATCTAAATGAGCTAACCGTTGTAATTCTTGGTTGAGTTTTTGGAGTTCTAATTGGGATTCTTGCAGGGCTGCTTCAATCTCTTTTCGAGCTTGAATTTCTTGTTGTAACCGTTCATTTTGTTCTAATAGTTGTTTATGTTGGGTTCGCAGAGTGAGGTGATTTTTCACTCGCACTAAGACTTCTTCAACCTGAAAAGGCTTAGTAATATAATCAACTCCCCCAACGCTAAAGGCTTTGACCTTATCTAAAACATGATCTAAAGCACTAATAAAAATAATCGGAATTTCCGCCGTTAGAGGATCGGATTTGAGAGATTGACAGACTTCATACCCATCAATATCGGGTAATTTAATATCTAGAACAATCAAATCCGGTGGTGCTGCTTTTGCTGTTTTTAATGCCA
This genomic window from Planktothrix serta PCC 8927 contains:
- a CDS encoding GAF domain-containing protein, with product MSENPLIPLNSISQAQLTQEIETLRKRVTQLEQTKTTEPYQLAQQKALFAVISKIRESLDLDSIFKSTAIEVRQLLNADRVGMYRFDPETQYEWGEFVSEDVLPNFRPALSARIQDHCFGEHYVNYYLHGKIWSSDDIYTLTLPRCYVQVLSQFQIRANLVSPLLKGEELWGLLCIHQCSGPREWKESEMEFVRQIATHLGVALQHAEFVNQLQMQSEYLTQAVNQAVEREKAVAAIINKIR
- a CDS encoding diguanylate cyclase domain-containing protein, coding for MIYFPNAESSLGSILLVDDKPDNLRLLSTMLMEHQYEVRRVTKGVMALKTAKAAPPDLIVLDIKLPDIDGYEVCQSLKSDPLTAEIPIIFISALDHVLDKVKAFSVGGVDYITKPFQVEEVLVRVKNHLTLRTQHKQLLEQNERLQQEIQARKEIEAALQESQLELQKLNQELQRLAHLDGLTQTANRRQFDHYLQQEWNQLSVEQKPLSLIMCDVDYFKSYNDTYGHQAGDDCLRAIAQAISQAISHSTDLVARYGGEEFGIILPQTELEEAEAIAQKIQQEIQYLKLVHSQSQAHDYITLSLGITCLIPQPNSSPSLLIEWADRALYQAKKQGRNCIVTLLQESYV